ATTATTAATGAGCAGAAAAGCTGAAGGCATTGTATAAATCACATAGCCTATCAATAATCCATTAAACCCGTATATATCGAATAGATTCCTTCCAAAAAGCTTCGTCATGATTCCTTGATTGCCGAAAGAGTAGATGATCGCAAACCCGAATGTGATCGTTGGAAGCAGCATCGGAAGGAGGATACCGGTTTTGATTACGCTTTTAACTGGCCTATATAATCGGGTGCAATGGATGGAATAGGCGAGACAAAAGGCTAAAATGGTCGTGATGACGGCTGTTAGCCCCGAAATTTTCACGCTGTTTCCAAATGCCTTCAGCAGCTCTGCATTTGAAAGGACCGTTACATAATTCGAGAGATCGATTCCATCAGCCGTTTCAAAAGAACGGACGAACAATAAGCCAAGAGGGAAGAAAAGAAAAGCGGCAAATAACAGTAAGATAGGTATATAAATGGCACGCATTGCCGGTTTAACCTCACGCATACTTTTCACCGAATAAGTTATAAATATTTTCTCTCTTGATCTCCAGTTGTTTAAGAATGAATTCCTTAACAAAATCATTGGCCGGCTGATTGATGATTTCTTTAGGCGATCCAAATTGGGAAACACTCCCTTTGTTGATGATCAAAATTTTATCGGACATCGTCAACGCCTCTTCCGGGTCATGCGTAACGATGATCGTCGTGAGCTTGAATTGTCTTGCAATCGATTTGATGCGTTGCTTGATCGATTCCTTGATGACTCCATCCAATGCACTCAATGGTTCATCGAGCAATAATATTTTCGGCTTCATGACGAGGGTCCTTGCGAGCGCTACCCGCTGTTTCTGCCCACCTGACAATTCAGCCGTTTTCTTGTTCAAATGAGGCTTCAGCTCCAGGAAATCGATATATTCCTGTAATTCTTCATCAGTTACCACTCCCTTTTTATTCCTTAGTCCATAAACAATATTTTCGTATGCATCTAAATGAGGAAAAAGCGCATAATCTTGGAAAACTATATTAAACCCTCGTTCCTTCATCCGCACGTTGCTCAAATCGGTTTCGTTAAAAATGATTTTTCCCTGCTCCACACTCGTTAGCCCCAGGATAATATTCAACAAAGTAGTTTTTCCGCTCCCGCTTGGGCCTAACAGTGAAACGATCTCCCCTGTTTCTATTTCAAGATTTATATTTTCTAAAACGAATTTATCATTGTATTGCTTGCTAATATTCTGTAATTTCAGCAAACCTTCCACCTCCTTAAGTACACCCTTAGTATAAAAGCCATTTGTAAAACGAAGTTGCGATTTTTGTAAATACTCTGTAAATATTGAACACCTTTATACCAACTTTATACTAACTTTTGACCATATAACGATTCAATCATTAGCTACTTATTGAATATGTTTCGCATGCATCGTACACTAATAATGAATATCCGAAAATGAGAATCGAAGAATGGCGGGTGAAAACATGCTTCCACTTGAAAGGCAAAAGAAGATCATCGAGTTATTGACGATAAGAAAAGTCATGAAGCTTGCCGAGCTTACTGAAGAACTGCAAGTTTCCATTGAAACGCTCAGGAGAGATATGAACCTTCTCACTAGACAAGGCAAAATAGAAAAGATTTATGGAGGCGTAAAGCTGGCTCAATCCAAATTTGGGGAATCGATGATAGAGGAAAGGATGTTCAGCCAAGTACGTGAAAAAGAAAGAATCGCCCAAAAATGCAGTGAATATATTCATGATGGTGACTGCATTTATATCGATAGTGGTTCGACCACCTATCAAATCGCGAAATATATAAAACAGAAAAAGAAACTGACCGTGATAACCAATTCCATTCCTGTCGTGAACGAGCTCCTTCATAGTGAAATTGAAATATTGATCATAGGAGGAAAGGTTCGGCAAAATGAACAATCCATCGTCGCATTTGACTACCTATTCAACTTTAGCGAATTGAATATAGCAAAGGCCTTCATATGTGCGAGTGGCATTACGATTGAAAAAGGCATTTCCGACTATAATTTGGAGGAAGCGAACACGAGGAAGAAAATCATCGAATTATCACAACAGGTGTATGTTGCCGCGGACAGCTCGAAGTTCGGCAAAGACGTGACCATCGGGATTGCCCCAATGGATAAAATCGATTACATCGTTACTGACGATTATTTGCATCAAGATTTCATCTCTTCGTTTACTGATACAGGCACACATTTGCTTCTTTCTTAAAAGCAAGAAAAAACGTGAATCACACAGCAGTATGGTTCACGTTTTTTTCGTTTTCCTTATATCACGTTTCCAGCTTAAAACGCCTTTCATGCTGAAGGAGCCATTCCTTCCTCCATAAGCCACCCGCATACCCGGTCAATTTCCCATTCGAACCTATGATGCGATGACAAGGAACCACGATGCTTAACTTATTCCTGCCATTGGCGCTCCCTACTGCCCTAATGGCTTTTTCATTGCCGATGGTAACGGCAATGTCTTTATAGGAGCCTGTGTCAGCGTACAGGATTCCCGTTAGTGCATTCCAGACATTTTTCTGAAAGATCGTCCCGTCAAGGATATAGGGAAATGTAAATTCCCTGCGTTCACCTTTGAAATACTCATCAAGCTGATTGAAGCACTCCACCAAAACCTTGGGCGTCCGCTCTTGCATGCCATTCAACTTCATGTCCCTTTCAGCAAACATTATCGAGCAGATGGCCTTATTCGTTCCTGATATCTCGATTACTCCAATCGGCGATTGATAATCCAATTTATATAATTCACTCATATAAAGACCTCCTAGATGGAAGGCAGCGTAAGCCTCCAACCCATTTTTCATTTCCCTTTCCTGCATGTTTCGATATTCACTTGGAGAACAATTTTTCAAACGGCGAAATACCTTATAAAAGTTCGAAGGGCTTTGGAACCCCACTTCAAGAGAAATTTCAAGATTCGTTAGATTTGTGGTTGTTAGAAGATATGCCGCTTTATCGACTCTTATTTTTTCCTAACCGCTCCAAATAATAGGAACTTACACCGACATGGCTGACGATATCTTTTAACTCCACCTTTTGGTCATACTGATTCACCAAGAACGCGATGACTTCCCTGACAAGCCGCATCTGCGGGGAATCCCCAACTTCCGGCTGGCATCTTTTGCAAGCACGAAAACCAGCCCTTTCGGCATCAACGAGGTATTGATAGAATT
This genomic stretch from Peribacillus muralis harbors:
- a CDS encoding methylated-DNA--[protein]-cysteine S-methyltransferase — translated: MSELYKLDYQSPIGVIEISGTNKAICSIMFAERDMKLNGMQERTPKVLVECFNQLDEYFKGERREFTFPYILDGTIFQKNVWNALTGILYADTGSYKDIAVTIGNEKAIRAVGSANGRNKLSIVVPCHRIIGSNGKLTGYAGGLWRKEWLLQHERRFKLET
- a CDS encoding DeoR/GlpR family DNA-binding transcription regulator; the protein is MLPLERQKKIIELLTIRKVMKLAELTEELQVSIETLRRDMNLLTRQGKIEKIYGGVKLAQSKFGESMIEERMFSQVREKERIAQKCSEYIHDGDCIYIDSGSTTYQIAKYIKQKKKLTVITNSIPVVNELLHSEIEILIIGGKVRQNEQSIVAFDYLFNFSELNIAKAFICASGITIEKGISDYNLEEANTRKKIIELSQQVYVAADSSKFGKDVTIGIAPMDKIDYIVTDDYLHQDFISSFTDTGTHLLLS
- a CDS encoding ABC transporter ATP-binding protein — protein: MLKLQNISKQYNDKFVLENINLEIETGEIVSLLGPSGSGKTTLLNIILGLTSVEQGKIIFNETDLSNVRMKERGFNIVFQDYALFPHLDAYENIVYGLRNKKGVVTDEELQEYIDFLELKPHLNKKTAELSGGQKQRVALARTLVMKPKILLLDEPLSALDGVIKESIKQRIKSIARQFKLTTIIVTHDPEEALTMSDKILIINKGSVSQFGSPKEIINQPANDFVKEFILKQLEIKRENIYNLFGEKYA